One Streptomyces sp. P9-A2 DNA window includes the following coding sequences:
- the hpnC gene encoding squalene synthase HpnC, translating into MTRTGATRAADAGRAPLDAERATLDKAAAENFPVAPFFLPEAWRADLMAVYGYARLVDDIGDGDLAPGGADADLLGVGPDRAGDRTVLLDAFETDLHRVFDSVPRHPLLRRLQPTVRRRGLPPEPFLGLIAANRRDQVVSRYETYDDLLAYCELSANPVGRLVLGVTGTSTPERVRRSDAVCTALQIVEHLQDVTEDLGRDRVYLPAEDMKRFHVDEADLAAPHAGASVRALVAFQAQRARELLDEGAPLVDSVRGRLKLLLAGFVAGGRAALGAIAAAEYDVLPGPPKPGKVRLLREAGTTLLGEG; encoded by the coding sequence ATGACACGAACCGGCGCGACGCGCGCGGCCGACGCCGGGCGCGCCCCCCTGGACGCAGAACGCGCCACCCTCGACAAGGCCGCCGCCGAGAACTTCCCGGTGGCGCCGTTCTTCCTGCCCGAAGCCTGGCGCGCCGATCTGATGGCGGTCTACGGATACGCCCGGCTCGTCGACGACATCGGCGACGGCGACCTGGCCCCCGGCGGGGCCGACGCCGACCTGCTCGGCGTCGGCCCCGACCGGGCAGGCGACCGGACGGTGCTGCTGGACGCCTTCGAGACGGATCTGCACCGCGTGTTCGACTCGGTCCCGCGCCATCCGCTGCTGCGCCGGCTCCAGCCGACGGTCCGCCGCCGCGGCCTGCCCCCCGAACCCTTCCTCGGCCTGATCGCCGCCAACCGCCGGGACCAGGTCGTCAGCCGCTACGAGACCTACGACGACCTGCTCGCCTACTGCGAACTGTCGGCCAACCCGGTCGGCCGCCTGGTCCTCGGCGTCACCGGGACCTCGACCCCCGAGCGGGTCCGCCGCTCCGACGCGGTCTGCACCGCCCTCCAGATCGTCGAGCACCTCCAGGACGTCACCGAGGACCTCGGCCGCGACCGCGTCTACCTGCCCGCCGAGGACATGAAACGTTTCCACGTCGACGAGGCGGATCTCGCCGCGCCGCACGCCGGCGCGTCGGTGCGCGCACTGGTCGCGTTCCAGGCACAGCGCGCCCGGGAGCTCCTGGACGAGGGCGCCCCCCTGGTGGACAGCGTCCGCGGCAGGCTGAAGCTGCTGCTCGCGGGGTTCGTGGCAGGGGGACGGGCGGCCCTGGGCGCGATCGCCGCCGCCGAATACGACGTACTTCCCGGCCCGCCCAAGCCCGGCAAGGTCCGGCTGCTGCGCGAGGCCGGAACGACGCTGCTAGGAGAGGGGTGA
- a CDS encoding glycosyltransferase family 2 protein: MGNRPDELRALLDSVAKQDGDPVRVVVVGNGSPVPEVPDGVRTVELPENLGIPGGRNVGIEAFGPGGQDVDILLFLDDDGLLAHHDTAELCRRAFAADPELGIISFRIADPDTGGTQRRHVPRLRAADPMRSSRVTTFLGGANAVRTRVFADAGVLPDAFFYAHEETDLAWRALDAGWMIDYRADMVLYHPTTAPSRHAVYHRMVARNRVWLARRNLPAPLVPLYLGVWMLLTLLRRPSRPALKAWFGGFREGWTSPCGPRRPMKWRTVWRLTRLGRPPVI, translated from the coding sequence ATGGGCAACCGCCCCGACGAGCTGCGCGCCCTGCTCGACTCGGTCGCCAAGCAGGACGGCGACCCGGTCCGGGTCGTCGTCGTCGGCAACGGCTCGCCCGTCCCGGAGGTCCCCGACGGCGTACGCACCGTCGAGCTGCCGGAGAACCTCGGCATCCCCGGCGGCCGCAACGTCGGCATCGAGGCGTTCGGCCCGGGCGGCCAGGACGTCGACATCCTGCTGTTCCTCGACGACGACGGCCTCCTGGCCCACCACGACACCGCCGAGCTGTGCCGCCGGGCGTTCGCCGCCGACCCGGAGCTCGGCATCATCAGCTTCCGCATCGCCGACCCGGACACCGGCGGCACCCAGCGCCGCCACGTGCCCCGGCTGCGCGCCGCCGACCCGATGCGCTCCTCCCGGGTGACCACCTTCCTCGGCGGCGCCAACGCCGTACGCACCCGGGTCTTCGCCGACGCCGGAGTGCTGCCCGACGCGTTCTTCTACGCGCACGAGGAGACCGACCTGGCCTGGCGGGCCCTCGACGCGGGCTGGATGATCGACTACCGGGCCGACATGGTCCTGTACCACCCCACCACCGCCCCCTCGCGGCACGCGGTCTACCACCGCATGGTCGCCCGCAACCGCGTCTGGCTGGCCCGCCGCAACCTTCCCGCGCCCCTGGTCCCCCTCTACCTGGGCGTCTGGATGCTGCTCACCCTGCTCCGCAGGCCGTCGCGCCCGGCCCTCAAGGCCTGGTTCGGCGGTTTCCGGGAGGGGTGGACCAGCCCCTGCGGCCCGCGCCGGCCCATGAAGTGGCGTACGGTGTGGCGGCTGACCCGGCTGGGCCGGCCTCCTGTCATCTGA
- a CDS encoding CDP-alcohol phosphatidyltransferase family protein — protein sequence MSRPSVAELRPVVHPAGVKDRRSGEHWMGRLYMREVSLRVDRYLVNTRVTPNQLTYLMTVFGVLAAPALLVPGITGAVLGLVMVQLYLLLDCVDGEVARWKQQFSLSGVYLDRVGAYLCDAAVLVGLGLRAADLWGTGRIDWLWAFLGTLAALGAILVKAETDLVGVARHQGGLPPVKEAAAEPRSSGMALARRAAGALKFHRLILGMEASLLIVVLAIVDAARGDLFFTRLGVAVLAGIALLQTVLHLVSVLASSRLR from the coding sequence ATGTCAAGGCCATCGGTAGCTGAACTCCGTCCGGTCGTCCACCCCGCGGGGGTGAAGGACCGGCGCAGCGGTGAGCACTGGATGGGACGCCTCTACATGCGTGAGGTGTCCCTGCGGGTGGACCGCTACCTGGTGAACACCAGGGTCACGCCCAACCAGCTCACGTATCTGATGACCGTCTTCGGCGTCCTCGCCGCCCCGGCCCTGCTGGTGCCGGGGATCACGGGGGCGGTCCTCGGCCTGGTCATGGTGCAGCTGTACCTGCTACTGGACTGCGTGGACGGCGAGGTCGCCCGCTGGAAGCAGCAGTTCTCGCTCAGCGGGGTCTACCTCGACCGGGTCGGCGCCTACCTGTGCGACGCGGCCGTCCTCGTCGGTCTCGGCCTGCGCGCCGCCGACCTGTGGGGCACCGGCCGCATCGACTGGCTCTGGGCCTTCCTCGGCACCCTGGCCGCCCTCGGCGCCATCCTGGTCAAAGCCGAGACCGACCTGGTCGGTGTGGCCCGCCACCAGGGCGGACTGCCGCCGGTCAAGGAGGCCGCCGCCGAGCCGCGCTCCTCCGGCATGGCGCTGGCCCGCCGGGCCGCCGGAGCGCTGAAGTTCCACCGGCTGATCCTCGGCATGGAGGCGTCGCTGCTGATCGTGGTCCTCGCGATCGTCGACGCAGCCCGGGGCGACCTGTTCTTCACGCGCCTGGGTGTCGCCGTCCTCGCCGGGATAGCCCTGCTCCAGACCGTGCTGCACCTGGTGTCCGTCCTCGCTTCCAGCAGGCTGAGGTGA
- a CDS encoding DUF6380 family protein has product MGTSRLLDGAAGKRGATLRRRPASLTGTARRAPVRRHGGRAGEGTP; this is encoded by the coding sequence ATGGGCACATCACGCCTCCTCGACGGCGCCGCCGGCAAGCGGGGCGCAACCCTCCGCCGCCGCCCCGCGTCCCTGACCGGGACGGCCCGCCGCGCACCGGTCCGGCGGCACGGCGGCCGCGCAGGGGAGGGCACGCCATGA
- a CDS encoding ABC transporter permease, with translation MSETTHDGTVAVSASGPPDEGLTAAELAARYGLTVSGARPSLVEYVRQLWGRRHFILTFSRAKLTAQYSQAKLGQLWQVATPLLNAAVYFFIFGLLLGARRGIPSDVYVPFLVTGVFVFTFTQSSVLAGVRAISGNLGLVRALHFPRAALPVSFALQQLQQLLFSMVVLVVVVMAFGSMPALSWLLVLPALLLQFVFNTGLALIFARLGSRTPDLAQLMPFVLRTWMYASGVMFSIPAMLANKDVPHWLDDVLQWNPAAVYMDLVRFAMIDGYGSSYLPPHVWAFAVGWALLAGVIGFVYFWKAEERYGRG, from the coding sequence GTGAGTGAGACAACGCACGACGGCACGGTCGCGGTCAGCGCGTCCGGGCCGCCCGACGAGGGCCTCACGGCGGCCGAGCTCGCCGCCAGGTACGGGTTGACGGTCAGCGGCGCCCGGCCGTCGCTCGTCGAGTACGTCCGTCAGCTCTGGGGGCGCCGGCACTTCATCCTCACGTTCTCCCGGGCGAAGCTGACCGCGCAGTACAGTCAGGCGAAGCTGGGCCAGCTGTGGCAGGTGGCCACTCCGCTGCTGAACGCGGCCGTGTACTTCTTCATCTTCGGCCTGCTGCTGGGCGCCCGCCGGGGCATCCCCAGCGACGTCTACGTCCCGTTCCTGGTGACGGGCGTGTTCGTGTTCACCTTCACGCAGAGCTCGGTGCTGGCGGGGGTGCGGGCCATCTCCGGCAACCTCGGCCTGGTGCGGGCGCTGCACTTCCCGCGGGCCGCGCTGCCGGTCTCCTTCGCGCTGCAGCAGCTCCAGCAGCTGCTGTTCTCGATGGTCGTCCTGGTCGTCGTGGTGATGGCGTTCGGCAGCATGCCCGCCCTGTCCTGGCTGCTGGTGCTGCCCGCGCTGCTGCTCCAGTTCGTCTTCAACACCGGACTCGCGCTGATCTTCGCCCGGCTGGGCAGCAGGACGCCGGACCTGGCCCAGCTGATGCCGTTCGTGCTGCGCACCTGGATGTACGCCTCGGGCGTCATGTTCAGCATCCCGGCGATGCTCGCGAACAAGGACGTCCCTCACTGGCTCGACGACGTCCTGCAGTGGAACCCGGCGGCCGTCTACATGGACCTGGTCCGCTTCGCGATGATCGACGGCTACGGCTCCTCGTACCTGCCCCCGCACGTGTGGGCCTTCGCCGTGGGCTGGGCGCTGCTGGCCGGCGTGATCGGCTTCGTCTACTTCTGGAAGGCGGAAGAGAGGTACGGCCGTGGCTGA
- a CDS encoding polyprenyl synthetase family protein, with amino-acid sequence MPPASKAAGRTAADVPALLERGRTLAMPVLRAAIDRLAPPMDTVAAYHFGWIDAQGRPADGDGGKAVRPALAVLSAEVTGAAPEVGVPGAVAVELVHNFSLLHDDLMDGDEQRRHRDTVWKVHGPAQAILVGDALFALANEVLLELGTVEAGRAARRLTTATRALIDGQAQDISYEHRDRVGVEECLEMEGNKTGALLACASSVGAVLGGADPHTADTLEKYGYHLGLAFQAVDDLLGIWGDPAATGKQTWSDLRQRKKSLPVVAALAAGGPASEQLAEILAADAGGSDFANFSEEEFAARAALIEQAGGREWTAGEARRQHTIAIEALDAVDMPGRVREQFTALADFVVVRKR; translated from the coding sequence GTGCCCCCGGCCTCGAAGGCCGCTGGAAGGACCGCGGCGGACGTGCCCGCGCTCCTGGAGCGCGGCAGGACACTGGCCATGCCGGTACTGCGGGCGGCCATCGACCGCCTGGCGCCCCCCATGGACACCGTCGCCGCCTATCACTTCGGCTGGATCGACGCCCAGGGCAGGCCCGCCGACGGCGACGGCGGCAAGGCCGTACGCCCCGCGCTCGCCGTGCTGTCCGCCGAGGTCACCGGCGCCGCTCCGGAAGTCGGCGTCCCCGGCGCGGTCGCCGTCGAGCTCGTCCACAACTTCTCCCTGCTGCACGACGACCTCATGGACGGCGACGAGCAGCGCAGGCACCGCGACACCGTCTGGAAGGTGCACGGCCCCGCCCAGGCCATCCTGGTCGGCGACGCCCTGTTCGCCCTCGCCAACGAGGTGCTGCTGGAACTGGGCACCGTCGAGGCCGGCCGGGCCGCCCGCCGGCTGACCACCGCCACCCGCGCCCTCATCGACGGCCAGGCGCAGGACATCTCCTACGAGCACCGCGACCGGGTCGGCGTCGAGGAATGCCTGGAGATGGAGGGCAACAAGACCGGCGCCCTGCTCGCCTGCGCCAGCTCCGTCGGAGCGGTGCTCGGCGGCGCCGACCCGCACACCGCCGACACCCTGGAGAAGTACGGCTACCACCTCGGTCTGGCCTTCCAGGCCGTCGACGACCTCCTCGGCATCTGGGGCGACCCGGCGGCCACCGGCAAGCAGACCTGGAGCGATCTGCGCCAGCGCAAGAAGTCCCTCCCCGTGGTAGCGGCGCTCGCCGCGGGCGGCCCGGCCTCCGAGCAGCTCGCGGAGATCCTCGCCGCCGACGCGGGCGGCAGCGACTTCGCGAACTTCTCCGAGGAGGAGTTCGCGGCCCGCGCGGCCCTCATCGAGCAGGCCGGCGGACGGGAGTGGACCGCGGGGGAAGCACGCCGCCAGCACACCATCGCCATCGAGGCCCTCGACGCCGTCGACATGCCCGGCAGGGTGCGGGAGCAGTTCACGGCACTCGCGGACTTCGTCGTCGTACGAAAGAGATGA
- the hpnD gene encoding presqualene diphosphate synthase HpnD gives MIRAVEPDTHTSAPVLAAYRYCEAVTGAQARNFAYGIRLLPTPKRRAMSALYAFSRRVDDIGDGALPDDVKAVRLEDTRALLTRVRDGAVDEDDTDPVAVALAHTAQRFPVPLGGLDELIDGVQMDLRGETYETWDDLKVYCRCVAGAIGRVSLGVFGTEPGARGAERAPEYADTLGLALQLTNILRDVREDAEDGRTYLPADDLAKFGCSAGFGGPGRPEGSDFAGLVHFEVRRARALFAEGYRLLPMLDRRSGACVAAMAGIYRRLLDRIEREPEAVLRGRVSLPGREKAYVAVRGLSGLDTRHVTRRTVRGRA, from the coding sequence GTGATCCGGGCCGTGGAGCCGGACACACACACGTCGGCGCCGGTGCTCGCCGCATACCGGTACTGCGAGGCCGTCACCGGAGCGCAGGCCCGGAACTTCGCCTACGGCATCAGGCTGCTGCCGACGCCCAAGCGGCGCGCGATGTCGGCGCTGTACGCGTTCTCCCGGCGCGTCGACGACATCGGCGACGGCGCGCTGCCGGACGACGTCAAGGCCGTCCGGCTCGAGGACACCCGGGCGCTGCTCACCCGGGTCCGGGACGGGGCGGTCGACGAGGACGACACCGACCCGGTCGCCGTCGCCCTCGCACACACCGCGCAGCGGTTCCCGGTGCCGCTCGGCGGCCTGGACGAGCTGATCGACGGCGTCCAGATGGACCTGCGCGGCGAGACCTACGAGACCTGGGACGACCTGAAGGTCTACTGCCGCTGCGTCGCCGGCGCCATCGGGCGAGTCTCCCTCGGCGTCTTCGGCACCGAACCCGGGGCACGGGGCGCCGAACGCGCCCCCGAGTACGCCGACACACTGGGGCTCGCGCTCCAGCTCACCAACATCCTGAGGGACGTCCGGGAGGACGCCGAGGACGGGCGCACCTATCTGCCCGCCGACGACCTGGCCAAGTTCGGCTGCTCGGCCGGGTTCGGCGGGCCGGGCCGGCCGGAGGGATCCGACTTCGCCGGCCTCGTCCACTTCGAGGTGCGCCGGGCCCGCGCCCTGTTCGCCGAGGGCTACCGGCTGCTGCCCATGCTCGACCGGCGCAGCGGCGCCTGTGTCGCCGCCATGGCCGGCATCTACCGCCGTCTCCTCGACCGCATCGAGCGCGAGCCCGAGGCCGTGCTGCGCGGCCGGGTCTCCCTGCCCGGCCGGGAGAAGGCCTACGTCGCGGTGCGCGGCCTGTCCGGCCTGGACACCCGGCACGTCACCCGGCGGACCGTCAGGGGGCGTGCCTGA
- a CDS encoding phosphorylase family protein, giving the protein MSPRAAPAPLLIACALGIERLALRKKGRGGTGVPVTVLRTGMGPAAAERSVTRTLAGPALRDAAVLATGFCAGLAPGMHPGDLVVAGETRDPRGRVPCVGTDLLVKELARIAPGRTVHTGPLIGSAHVVRGHERSELLATGAIAVDMESAATLLSAVRAGARPVAAVRVVVDAPEHELVRIGTLRGGISAFRVLRSVLPAYLEWHRSLLLPRR; this is encoded by the coding sequence ATGAGCCCCCGGGCGGCCCCGGCACCGTTGCTGATCGCCTGCGCGCTCGGCATCGAGCGGCTCGCTCTGCGCAAGAAGGGCCGCGGTGGCACCGGCGTACCGGTCACCGTCCTGCGCACGGGCATGGGGCCCGCGGCAGCCGAGCGCTCCGTCACCCGGACGCTCGCCGGCCCGGCGCTGCGCGACGCCGCCGTACTGGCCACCGGCTTCTGTGCCGGACTGGCCCCCGGGATGCACCCCGGCGACCTGGTGGTCGCCGGGGAGACCCGCGACCCGCGCGGCAGAGTGCCGTGCGTCGGCACCGATCTGCTGGTGAAGGAGCTGGCGCGCATCGCGCCGGGGCGCACCGTCCACACCGGGCCGCTCATCGGCTCCGCACACGTGGTCCGGGGGCACGAACGGTCCGAGCTGCTCGCCACCGGCGCGATCGCGGTCGACATGGAGTCCGCGGCCACGCTCCTGAGCGCCGTCCGCGCGGGTGCGCGCCCGGTTGCGGCCGTACGGGTGGTCGTGGACGCTCCTGAACATGAACTGGTCCGGATCGGCACGCTGCGCGGTGGAATATCGGCTTTCCGCGTTCTTCGTTCCGTTCTTCCCGCGTATCTCGAATGGCACCGTTCCTTGCTGCTCCCCAGGAGGTGA
- the shc gene encoding squalene--hopene cyclase yields the protein MTATTDGSTGAAWPSPVAAASDTDTDTDIPVAAGVPDIAAGAMRRATEFLLSRQDDQGWWKGDLETNVTMDAEDLLLRQFLGIVEDETVRAAALFIRGEQREDGTWATFYGGPGDLSATIEAYVALRLAGDPPDAPHMARAAAWVRDRGGIAASRVFTRIWLALFGWWRWEDLPELPPELIWFPTWVPLNIYDFGCWARQTIVPLTIVSAERPVRPAPFPLDELHTDPARPNPPGRMAPAASWDGAFQRLDKGLHALRRAVPRRLRRAAMNTAARWIIERQENDGCWGGIQPPAVYSVIALHLLGYDLNHPVMRAGLRSLDRFAVWREDGARMIEACQSPVWDTCLATIALADAGLPADHPQLVRAADWMLGEQVVRPGDWSVRRPRLAPGGWAFEFHNDNYPDIDDTAEVVLALRRVKHHDPARVDNAIGRGVRWNLGMQSRNGAWGAFDVDNTSPFPNRLPFCDFGEVIDPPSADVTAHVVEMLAVEGLAHDPRTRRGIRWLLAEQEPDGSWFGRWGINYLYGTGSVVPALAAAGLPGSHPALRRAVSWLESVQNDDGGWGEDLRSYHDSREWSGKGASTPSQTGWALMALLAAGEKESAAVERGIAWLAATQHEDGSWDEPYFTGTGFPWDFSINYHLYRQVFPLTALGRYVNGEPFAKPSAEVPGAGAVGAGSGAGARRHRPAEVKGS from the coding sequence ATGACAGCGACGACCGACGGAAGCACCGGGGCGGCGTGGCCGTCCCCGGTGGCCGCGGCCAGCGACACCGACACCGACACCGACATCCCCGTGGCGGCCGGGGTACCCGACATCGCCGCCGGCGCCATGCGGCGCGCCACCGAGTTCCTGTTGTCCCGTCAGGACGACCAGGGCTGGTGGAAGGGAGACCTCGAGACCAACGTCACGATGGACGCCGAGGACCTGCTGCTGCGTCAGTTCCTGGGCATCGTCGAGGACGAGACCGTCCGGGCCGCCGCCCTGTTCATCCGGGGCGAGCAGCGCGAGGACGGCACCTGGGCCACCTTCTACGGCGGGCCCGGCGACCTCTCCGCCACCATCGAGGCGTACGTCGCGCTGCGGCTGGCCGGTGACCCGCCGGACGCCCCGCACATGGCGCGCGCCGCCGCCTGGGTCCGCGACCGGGGCGGGATCGCCGCCTCCCGGGTCTTCACCCGGATCTGGCTGGCCCTGTTCGGCTGGTGGAGGTGGGAGGACCTGCCCGAACTCCCGCCCGAGCTGATCTGGTTCCCGACCTGGGTGCCGCTGAACATCTACGACTTCGGCTGCTGGGCCCGCCAGACCATCGTCCCGCTGACGATCGTCTCCGCCGAGCGGCCGGTACGGCCCGCCCCGTTCCCGCTCGACGAACTGCACACCGACCCCGCCAGGCCCAACCCTCCCGGACGGATGGCACCGGCGGCCAGCTGGGACGGCGCCTTCCAACGGCTCGACAAGGGCCTGCACGCCCTGCGCCGGGCCGTCCCGCGCCGGCTGCGCAGGGCGGCGATGAACACCGCGGCCCGCTGGATCATCGAGCGGCAGGAGAACGACGGCTGCTGGGGCGGCATCCAGCCGCCCGCCGTCTACTCCGTCATCGCGCTGCACCTGCTCGGCTACGACCTGAACCACCCGGTGATGCGCGCCGGACTCCGCTCCCTCGACCGGTTCGCCGTGTGGCGCGAGGACGGCGCCCGGATGATCGAGGCCTGCCAGTCCCCGGTGTGGGACACCTGCCTCGCGACCATCGCCCTCGCCGACGCCGGTCTGCCCGCCGACCATCCCCAACTGGTCAGAGCCGCCGACTGGATGCTCGGCGAACAGGTCGTACGGCCCGGTGACTGGTCGGTGCGCAGGCCCCGACTGGCGCCCGGCGGCTGGGCGTTCGAGTTCCACAACGACAACTATCCCGACATCGACGACACCGCCGAGGTGGTCCTCGCGCTGCGCCGGGTCAAGCACCACGACCCGGCGCGGGTGGACAACGCCATCGGCCGCGGGGTCCGCTGGAACCTCGGCATGCAGTCCCGCAACGGAGCCTGGGGTGCCTTCGACGTCGACAACACCAGCCCGTTCCCCAACCGGCTGCCGTTCTGCGACTTCGGCGAGGTCATCGACCCGCCGTCGGCCGATGTCACCGCGCACGTCGTGGAGATGCTCGCCGTCGAAGGACTCGCCCACGACCCGCGCACCAGACGAGGCATCCGGTGGCTGCTCGCCGAACAGGAGCCGGACGGCTCGTGGTTCGGACGCTGGGGCATCAACTACCTCTACGGCACCGGATCCGTGGTGCCCGCACTGGCCGCCGCCGGCCTCCCCGGCTCGCATCCGGCCCTCCGACGGGCCGTGTCCTGGCTGGAGTCGGTCCAGAACGACGACGGAGGATGGGGCGAGGACCTGCGCTCCTACCACGACTCCCGCGAGTGGAGCGGCAAGGGCGCCTCGACCCCCTCGCAGACCGGATGGGCGCTGATGGCCCTGCTGGCGGCGGGCGAGAAGGAGTCCGCGGCCGTCGAACGAGGGATCGCCTGGCTGGCGGCCACCCAGCACGAGGACGGCTCCTGGGACGAGCCCTACTTCACGGGCACCGGGTTCCCCTGGGACTTCTCCATCAACTACCACCTCTACCGGCAGGTCTTCCCGCTCACCGCGCTCGGCCGGTACGTGAACGGGGAGCCGTTCGCCAAGCCGTCGGCGGAGGTGCCGGGGGCGGGTGCGGTGGGTGCCGGTTCCGGCGCCGGTGCGCGGCGGCACCGGCCGGCCGAGGTGAAGGGCAGCTGA
- the hpnE gene encoding hydroxysqualene dehydroxylase HpnE: protein MTRVTSSGNPPAGDDAPAGRHAVVVGGGLAGATAALALADAGVRVTLLEGRPRLGGLVFSFQRGDLTVDNGQHVYLRCCTAYRWFLDRIEGTALAPLQNRLDVPVIDADRPEGRRLGRLRRDPLPVPLHLGRSLAAYPHLSLAERANVGRAALALKGLDLADPALDDQNFGSWLAAHGQSPRAVEALWDLVGVATLNAVAGDASLALAAMVFKTGLLSDPGAADIGWAHVPLGDLHDRLTRKALDSAGVRTEVRTRVTSVSRRGDGSWSVRVPGETLDADAVVLAVPQREAYDLLPAGALDDPGRLLGIGTAPILNLHVVYDRTVLTSPFFAALGSPVQWVFDRTRASGLREGQYLAVSQSVAQNDIDEPVAVLRERYLPELERLLPGTRGATVRDFFVTRERTATFAPAPGVGRLRPGARTKAPGLYLAGAWTATGWPATMEGAVRSGVGAADAALSALGRPRPRHLFAWDGTAGRDAPGPAVREGLR from the coding sequence ATGACCCGTGTCACCAGCTCCGGGAACCCGCCCGCCGGCGACGACGCCCCGGCGGGGCGGCACGCCGTCGTGGTCGGCGGCGGGCTCGCCGGCGCCACCGCCGCGCTCGCGCTCGCCGACGCCGGCGTGCGTGTCACACTGCTCGAAGGCCGCCCCCGGCTCGGCGGGCTCGTCTTCTCCTTCCAGCGCGGCGACCTGACCGTCGACAACGGCCAGCACGTCTACCTGCGCTGCTGCACCGCCTACCGCTGGTTCCTCGACCGGATCGAGGGGACGGCCCTGGCACCGCTGCAGAACCGTCTCGACGTGCCCGTGATCGACGCCGACCGGCCCGAGGGACGCCGGCTCGGCCGGCTGCGCCGCGACCCGCTGCCCGTACCGCTGCACCTGGGGCGCAGCCTCGCCGCCTACCCGCACCTCTCGCTCGCCGAACGGGCGAACGTGGGACGGGCCGCGCTCGCGCTCAAGGGACTCGACCTCGCCGATCCCGCCCTCGACGACCAGAACTTCGGCAGTTGGCTGGCCGCGCACGGCCAGTCGCCGCGCGCCGTCGAGGCCCTGTGGGACCTGGTGGGGGTCGCCACCCTCAACGCGGTCGCGGGTGACGCGTCCCTGGCGCTCGCCGCGATGGTCTTCAAGACCGGTCTGCTGTCCGACCCGGGCGCGGCCGACATCGGCTGGGCCCACGTCCCCCTGGGCGACCTGCACGACCGGCTGACCCGCAAGGCACTCGACTCCGCGGGCGTCCGCACCGAGGTCCGTACCCGCGTCACCTCCGTCTCCCGGCGCGGCGACGGGAGCTGGAGCGTGCGGGTTCCCGGCGAGACCCTCGACGCGGACGCCGTCGTCCTCGCCGTACCGCAGCGCGAGGCGTACGACCTGCTGCCCGCCGGAGCGCTCGACGACCCCGGGCGGCTGCTCGGCATCGGTACCGCGCCCATCCTCAACCTCCACGTCGTCTACGACCGCACGGTGCTCACCAGCCCCTTCTTCGCGGCCCTCGGCAGCCCCGTGCAGTGGGTCTTCGACCGCACCCGGGCCTCCGGCCTGCGGGAGGGGCAGTACCTGGCCGTCTCGCAGTCGGTCGCCCAGAACGACATCGACGAGCCCGTGGCCGTGCTGCGCGAGCGCTACCTGCCCGAACTGGAGCGCCTGCTGCCGGGCACCCGCGGCGCCACCGTGCGGGACTTCTTCGTCACCAGGGAGCGCACCGCCACGTTCGCCCCCGCTCCCGGCGTCGGACGGCTCAGGCCCGGCGCCCGCACCAAGGCTCCCGGCCTGTACCTGGCCGGAGCGTGGACCGCCACCGGGTGGCCCGCGACCATGGAGGGTGCGGTCCGCAGCGGCGTCGGCGCGGCGGACGCCGCGCTGAGTGCCCTGGGCCGGCCACGTCCCCGCCACCTCTTCGCATGGGACGGGACAGCCGGCCGCGACGCCCCGGGCCCCGCCGTGCGAGAGGGACTCCGGTGA
- a CDS encoding ABC transporter ATP-binding protein, with product MADERTDSHIPTVIADDLHIVYRVNGARGGRGSATAALSRMIRRGKDDEARGVRTVHAVRGVSFVARRGEAIGLIGSNGSGKSTLLRAIAGLLPAEKGKVYTDGQPSLLGVNAALMNDLTGERNVILGGLAMGMSREQIKERYQEIVDFSGINEKGDFITLPMRTYSSGMAARLRFSIAAAKDHDVLMIDEALATGDRKFQKRSEARIRELRKEAGTVFLVSHNNKSIRDTCDRVLWLERGELRMDGPTDEVLKEYEKFTGK from the coding sequence GTGGCTGACGAGAGGACCGACTCGCACATCCCCACCGTCATCGCGGACGACCTGCACATCGTCTACCGCGTCAACGGTGCCCGCGGCGGCCGCGGCAGCGCCACGGCGGCACTCAGCCGGATGATCCGGCGGGGCAAGGACGACGAGGCGCGCGGCGTGCGCACGGTGCACGCCGTGCGCGGGGTCTCCTTCGTCGCCCGCCGCGGTGAGGCCATCGGCCTGATCGGCTCCAACGGCTCGGGCAAGTCGACCCTGTTGCGAGCCATCGCGGGCCTGCTGCCCGCCGAGAAGGGCAAGGTCTACACCGACGGCCAGCCCTCCCTGCTCGGCGTCAACGCCGCCCTGATGAACGACCTCACCGGCGAGCGCAACGTCATACTCGGCGGGCTCGCCATGGGCATGTCCCGCGAGCAGATCAAGGAGCGCTACCAGGAGATCGTCGACTTCTCCGGCATCAACGAGAAGGGCGACTTCATCACCCTGCCGATGCGCACCTACTCCTCCGGCATGGCCGCCCGGCTGCGCTTCTCCATCGCCGCCGCGAAGGACCACGACGTCCTGATGATCGACGAAGCCCTGGCCACCGGCGACCGCAAGTTCCAGAAGCGCTCCGAGGCGCGGATCAGGGAACTGCGCAAGGAGGCCGGCACCGTCTTCCTGGTCAGCCACAACAACAAGTCGATCCGCGACACCTGCGACCGCGTCCTGTGGCTGGAGCGCGGCGAACTGCGCATGGACGGCCCGACGGACGAGGTGCTCAAGGAGTACGAGAAGTTCACCGGCAAGTAG